In the genome of Dasypus novemcinctus isolate mDasNov1 chromosome 30, mDasNov1.1.hap2, whole genome shotgun sequence, one region contains:
- the LOC101410720 gene encoding olfactory receptor 7A17-like → MDPRNETRVPGFLLLGFSVEPELQSLVFGLFLSMFIVTICGNLLIILATITESHLHTPMYFFLSNLSFSDICLISTTTPKMLVNIKMQRSVITYEGCLTQIYFFMLFGGLDNMLLTAMAYDRFVAICHPLQYAVIMNTQLCIILVLASWVVSALHSLLQSLLVLRLSFCTHLEIPHFFCEYNQIVQLACSDTFINDIVMYFAAGMLGGGPFIGIIFSYSKIVSSICGISSALGKWKAFSTCASHLTVVSLFYCTSLGVYLSNFALHNAHASAPASVMYAVFIPMLNPFIYSLRNKDIKGALKRFLSGKP, encoded by the coding sequence ATGGACCCAAGAAATGAAACACGAGTTCCAGGCTTCCTCCTGTTGGGATTCTCAGTGGAACCAGAATTGCAGTCCTTAGTCTTTGGCCTCTTCTTGTCTATGTTTATTGTCACCATCTGTGGgaatctgctcatcatcctggccaccATCACTGaatcccacctccacacacccatgtacttcttcctctccaatctcTCCTTTTCTGACATCTGTTTAATCTCCACCACGACCCCAAAGATGCTGGTGAATATCAAGATGCAGAGGAGTGTCATTACCTATGAAGGTTGCCTCACTCAGATTTACTTTTTCATGTTATTTGGAGGTTTAGACAACATGCTCCTcactgcaatggcctatgaccgcttcgtggccatctgtcatcCCCTGCAATATGCGGTCATCATGAACACTCAGCTCTGCATCATCCTGGTTCTGGCGTCCTGGGTAGTTAGTGCATTGCATTCCTTGCTACAAAGCTTACTGGTTTTGAGACTATCATTTTGTACACACTTGGAaatcccccactttttctgtgaatataATCAGATTGTCCAGCTAGCCTGTTCTGACACTTTCATCAATGACatagtgatgtattttgcagCTGGGATGCTAGGTGGAGGACCATTCATTGGCATCATTTTCTCCTATTCTAAGATTGTTTCCTCCATATGTGGAATCTCATCAGCTCTGGGAAAATGGAAGGCATTTTCCACCTGTGCATCTCACCTCACAGTTGTCTCCTTATTTTACTGTACGAGTCTAGGAGTATATCTTAGTAATTTTGCTTTGCATAATGCACATGCAAGTGCACCAGCCTCAGTGATGTATGCTGTGTTTAtacccatgttgaaccccttcatctacagTCTGAGGAATAAAGACATAAAGGGGGCTTTGAAAAGATTTCTTAGTGGAAAGCCATAA